The sequence below is a genomic window from Oscillospiraceae bacterium.
CGCCGGCCGCGCTGGTGCCCAGCTTGGAGACGAAAAAAGTGTCGGCCATGTTGTAGACCGAGGAGATGATCATGGTGATGATGGACGGCACCGCCAGCCGGACCACCAGGGCCGGGACCGGCGCCTCCACCATCCTTTGATACTGCGCGTCCTGCGCCGAAGCCGCCATATCCGCTGCCTCCTTTCCGGGCGGGGCGGCCCCGGCGGGCGGGGAGGGGACCGCCGCCCGCCGGGATACCGCGGCCTAGCCCGCCTGATAGGCGATCTTGCCGTCCACGATGGTGAGGTAGGCCTCTCCGCCCACCTCGGTGAGGGGGTCGGCCGTCCATATAACCACGTCGCCGTCCTTGCCCGGGGTCAGGCTGCCTACGCGGTCGCCGATGCCGGTCTGCACGGCGGGGTTGATGGTGATGGCGCGCCAGGCCTCCTCCCTGTCCAGCCCCGAGCTGACGGCCAGTCCGGCGTACAGCGTCAGGTACTGAAGGGGGATGAAGGGGCCGTCGCTGATGATGCTGATGGGCACGCCCGCGGCGTGGAGGGCGGCGGGGGTCTTGAAGGACTTGTTGCGCACCTCCGCCTTGCTCTTGGCGCCGAAGAGGGGGCCGACAAAGGCCGGGTAGCCCTCCTTTGCCAGCACGTCGGCGATGAGGTACCCCTCGGTGCAGTGGTCCAGGGTGAGGCCCACGCCGAACTCCTTGGCGATGCGGATGGAGGTGAGGATGTCGTCCGCCCGGTGGGCGTGGGCTTTGAGGGGAATTTCACCGTTGATGACCGGGAGCATGGCCTCCAGCTGCATGTCGAAGGGGGGCTCTTTTCCGGCCTGCTTGGCGTCCCGGTAGGCCCGGGCCTTGAACAGCAGCTCCCGGAGCAGGGCCGCCGTGGACATGCGGGTCAGAGGGCTCTTCTTGAGGTTGACGCCGTAGCAGCGCTTGGGGTTCTCGCCAAAGGCGCACTTCATGGCCACGGGGTTTTTGATGACCATCTCGTCCACGCTCTTGCCGAAGGTCTTGACGGCGGCGAAGGTGCCGCCCACCACGTTGGCGCTGCCCGGGCCGGTGCAGACGGCGGTGACGCCGCCCCGCAGGGCCATGGCGAAGCCCTCGTCCTGGGGGTTGATGGCGTCGATGGCCCGCAGCTGGGGGGAGACGGGGTCGGCGGTCTCATTGAAATCGTGCCCCTCCCAGCAGGTGCCCTCATTGTCCAGGCCCACGTGGCAGTGGGCCTCCACGCAGCCGGGGGTGACCAGGCGCCCGCCGGCGTCGATGACCTGCGCCCCCGCCGGGGCCTCCAGGACGGCGGCGATCGCGGCGATCTTCCCCGCGTCGTCAATGAGCACGCAGCCACAGGGCAGATCCGGGGCGTCCATGGGCTTGACGTATCCGTTTTTTATGAGAAGCATATGATCCCTCGTTTCAGTGGTTTCCCCGGCGGGCTCAGGGGTCGCAGACGATCTGGTCGAGCCCGGTGGGATAGTAGGTGATGCGCTCCACGCCGGTTTCGGTGACCGCCACCGTGTCCGACAGGCGGAAGCCGCCCAGCCCCTCCACGTACAGGCCCGGCTCGATGGTGCACACCATGCCCGGCTGGAGGATGGTCATGTCGTTCTGGTCGAGGAAGGGACTCTCGTGCTTGGCAAAGCCGATGCAGTGCCCGGTGTGGTGCCGCCAGTAGGGCATGAGGCCGTTCTCCTCGTAGTACTGCAGCACCGCCCTGTCCACGTCGGCGCAGGGGAGACCGGGGCGGATGGCGCGCAGCGCGATGTCCTGGATGGCCAGCGCGTGGCGGTAGAAGCCCTCCTGTTCCCGGCTGGGCGCGCCCAGGAAGAGCACCCGCTCCAGCTCCGTGTTGCAGCCCAGCACGGGGGCGGTGGCGCCGGTGACCAGGGTGTCCCCCCGGCGGAAGATGCAGTTGGAGGTCACGGCGTGGGGGTAGTAGGAGTTGGGGCCCACCTGCCCCCGGTAGACCGCGTGGGCGTTGGTGCCGTGGTTGGGCCGGAAGTCCGGGCCCAGGGCCTTCAGCATGGCCTGGGTGGCCTCCTGGGAGGCCCGGTCGCTGACCTCGATCTCCCCCAGGCCCTCCCGGGTATATCCCTGGAGCAGCGCGTGGGCCAGGTTGGCCCAGCGCGCGCTCTCCCGCAGCAGGAGCAGGTCGAAGGGGCTTTTGATGCGCTTGAGCTCCTCCACCAGACGGGGAATTAGCTCCAGCCTCAGATCGCCACACACCTGGCTGAGCTTGGGGCCGCAGTAGCCGAAGTGGGCGCCGTACCCGTCGCTGTCCGCCGCCGCCGTGCCGCTGTCCATGCCCAGGGCGGCGAGCAGGTCGGCCAGGTAGCGCATGGGGTGGCGCAGGGAGGGGTACTCGGGGTACCACTCCAGCAGGTCGATACCCTTGCAGCAGTCCCGGGCGTGCTCCAGCTCCAGCCGGGGCACCAGCAGGGCGGCCCGGCCGTCGTCCCGCAGGATTAGGGCCATGGGGCGCTCGGTGGCGATCAGCGTGGTGCCGGTGAGGTAGGTCTGGGAGGCGGCGGAGAAAAAGACCGCGCCCTTACAGCCGGAGGCGGAGATCCGCTCCAGCACCCGCCGCCGCCGGGAGGTTACCTCGGACAGCGGGATGTCGGTGATGTGGCCCTGCGTAACCGTGTGTTCCATCTCCGCGCTCAGGACTTGACGTTCCAGAGCCAGACGGGGAGGGAGCCCAGGTCGGCGTACTCGATGCCCAGGCTCTCGCCGTCGCCCAGGCGGGGGCTGTAGGCGTAGTTCTGGTAGGTGGCCACCATGAACAGGGAGGGGACCTCCTCCAGCCAGGTCTCCTGGAACTTCTTCATGACCGCCATCTCCTCGGCCTCGTCCTTGGCGGACATGAACTCCATGGCGATGTCGTCCCACAGGTCGGTGGGCCACTGCATGTAGGAGGTGCGCTTGTTGGTCAGGGAGGTGCGCATGTACATGGGGTTGAGGTTGGAGCCCTTGGTGACGGTGCCCATGGTGACGGTGTCGTCGTAGAAGCCGGCGAACATGGTGGCCGCCTCCATCTTCTGCACCTCCACGTTCATGCCGATGGCGATCAGGTTCTGCTGCACCAGGCTGCAGATGTTCTCGCCCTCGCTGCTGCTGCCGGTGACCAGGGTGATGACCTGGCCGGGGTCGTAGGCACCGTCGGCGATGGCCTCG
It includes:
- a CDS encoding amidohydrolase codes for the protein MLLIKNGYVKPMDAPDLPCGCVLIDDAGKIAAIAAVLEAPAGAQVIDAGGRLVTPGCVEAHCHVGLDNEGTCWEGHDFNETADPVSPQLRAIDAINPQDEGFAMALRGGVTAVCTGPGSANVVGGTFAAVKTFGKSVDEMVIKNPVAMKCAFGENPKRCYGVNLKKSPLTRMSTAALLRELLFKARAYRDAKQAGKEPPFDMQLEAMLPVINGEIPLKAHAHRADDILTSIRIAKEFGVGLTLDHCTEGYLIADVLAKEGYPAFVGPLFGAKSKAEVRNKSFKTPAALHAAGVPISIISDGPFIPLQYLTLYAGLAVSSGLDREEAWRAITINPAVQTGIGDRVGSLTPGKDGDVVIWTADPLTEVGGEAYLTIVDGKIAYQAG
- a CDS encoding Xaa-Pro aminopeptidase codes for the protein MEHTVTQGHITDIPLSEVTSRRRRVLERISASGCKGAVFFSAASQTYLTGTTLIATERPMALILRDDGRAALLVPRLELEHARDCCKGIDLLEWYPEYPSLRHPMRYLADLLAALGMDSGTAAADSDGYGAHFGYCGPKLSQVCGDLRLELIPRLVEELKRIKSPFDLLLLRESARWANLAHALLQGYTREGLGEIEVSDRASQEATQAMLKALGPDFRPNHGTNAHAVYRGQVGPNSYYPHAVTSNCIFRRGDTLVTGATAPVLGCNTELERVLFLGAPSREQEGFYRHALAIQDIALRAIRPGLPCADVDRAVLQYYEENGLMPYWRHHTGHCIGFAKHESPFLDQNDMTILQPGMVCTIEPGLYVEGLGGFRLSDTVAVTETGVERITYYPTGLDQIVCDP